In the Caenorhabditis elegans chromosome X genome, one interval contains:
- the F54G2.1 gene encoding BAI1-associated protein 3 (Confirmed by transcript evidence): MMKPRRTRSAKLRRRQQVQASDGNFFEKVTAPSDGDTARDDELYTIKNLSIVGDKKQIEALYVEALYTITHKLGQGDVEESQESLYKYVRNAFQGDAAVHNALMEKAKQNKPPSVLLNILLLEAKDLIAKDVNGFSDPFAMMGVVPGTRKENQPMTDSAHPEKEEQEAKSPRALHGKKDGLMHRFGGSFRRKVGKKGKPQDTGTIPAKLIKASSVQKKTLNPKWSEKFQFTVEDVQRDQFHIDIWDHDDEEQSVLDAVSSLNQITGGFKGIGRYFKEVTQSARANSDDCTDDFLGCINMKLAEIPPDGLEQWFTLQPRSDKSKVSGQVKLKIWLSTKEEGRAGDEDETLDVKEHIELLRQFALYEIRQTGQPVRFWDGVYPERAMIILRQHAIQGDLTDVHLAMCRWLAFHSMIHIDISFSLLYKTLQKIIDKWQPLTLDKEEEDMLTDSFSSFDSYCKRMMIEHREKFTPSKRNSGEEFSSLIKCMRALRESPFYQKYLPYKRPFHAHLESLVVKSAEDFIDRSIESVQDPDPCKELLQLLNIVNTQCSRFLHYAAVIREVARIDYSQLTLNTFDRLLTEYLTSELMSEKKMDLKSQMRLSAAQDPPNEDDLIDLMRIHMAFVELRNYRLANRVRVRDESEWYAIFNKGIKKFLEVAKEKALARVHLSCQLDMPISTSSNDMRHSSSHIDICHIIEQFTVFWERVDINDAGLKIEYTRQLVDVICEIVTVYTQKIISGLEAEGFTQELQAFIPSQLLHLLCAAINNCEQVRRSLNITEKLHMDDMSLAYERDASRLNGNHMWKSEIENRLESCESNICSEIDRIVGLLTERRLPQMKKHVFHLAWSPSAQLVEDSLKPLTDMLDIELSSVHKNLLHRNFLRVMSAQVSIVVKLLRECVTENVGMEPAFYHRLFEAWHVLVEFFHAGGKGLSMDALDTNPEHMKLVKILSLNQTPTEQLIEKYYKDLLKQQALADHQFGNEVSECKYGILNVRAYYNGNAQTLVLDIIGAKQIIALDSNGLSDPFVVIEIIPKFRYPAVPVVKTKVVSKSLNPIFDETFEFHIPPNPPSTAMLHFTVMDHDYLRSNDFAGEAFLELNDVPGFGATGGSTLRQFNLILIQPVSNTKDVLDVLNSRKEDKDAVEFLRSISTVY; encoded by the exons ATGATGAAGCCACGGCGCACCAGAAGTGCAAAGCTTCGTCGCCGGCAACA AGTCCAAGCGTCAGATGggaactttttcgaaaaagtaacTGCTCCGAGTGATGGTGACACTGCGAGAGATGATGAATTGTAcactatcaaaaatttgagcatCGTCGGGGACAAGAAGCAGATTGAG gCTCTTTATGTGGAGGCGTTGTACACTATTACTCACAAACTGGGCCAAGGAGACGTGGAAGAGAGTCAGGAGAGTCTCTACAAATACGTGCGTAATGCGTTCCAAGGTGATGCGGCTGTCCACAATGCTCTCATGGAAAAGGCGAAGCAAAATAAG CCACCCAGTGTCTTACTCAACATTCTGCTATTGGAGGCAAAGGATCTGATAGCGAAAGACGTCAACG GCTTCAGCGATCCGTTTGCAATGATGGGAGTTGTACCGGGCACACGAAAAGAGAACCAACCTATGACCGACTCGGCTCATCCGGAAAAAGAGGAACAAGAAGCAAAGTCTCCACGAGCa CTTCACGGTAAGAAGGATGGGCTGATGCACAGGTTCGGAGGATCTTTTCGCcggaaagttggaaaaaagggaaaaccACAAGACACTGGAACAATACCAGCCAAGCTAATCAAAGCAAGCTCTGTTCAAAAGAAAACGTTGAATCCGAAATGGagtgaaaaattccagtttaCTGTTGAAGATGTTCAACGAGACCAGTTTCACATTGATATTTG GGACCATGACGACGAAGAACAATCGGTTCTTGATGCGGTTTCCTCCTTGAATCAGATAACAGGAGGGTTTAAAGGGATCGGAAGATATTTCAAAGAAGTCACACAAAGCGCTCGAGCTAATTCCGATGATTGCACCGACGATTTTCTTGGATGCATCAACATGAAGCTCGCCGAAATCCCGCCGGACGGTTTGGAGCAATGGTTCACTCTTCAACCCCGTTCTGACAAGAGTAAAGTCAGCGGGCAGgtcaaactcaaaatttggctGTCGACCAAAGAAGAAGGCCGAGCTGGAGATGAGGATGAAACATTGGATGTGAAAGAGCACATCGAGCTGCTTCGCCAGTTTGCTCTGTAcgaaattcggcaaactggACAACCTGTGAGGTTTTGGGATGGGGTCTACCCAGAGCGGGCAATGATTATTCTTCGTCAACATGCGATTCAGGGAGATCTCACAGATGTTCATCTAGCTATGTG TCGGTGGTTGGCGTTCCATTCGATGATTCACATcgatatttcattttcactgCTCTACAAAACCCTGCAGAAAATCATTGACAAATGGCAACCATTGACTCTTGATAAGGAGGAAGAAGACATGCTGACCGACTCGTTTTCATCCTTCGATTCTTACTGCAAACGAATGATGATTGAACACAGAGAGAAGTTCACACCGAGCAAGAGGAACAGTGGTGAAGAATTTTCTAGTCTAATCAAATGCATGCGAGCGCTCCGTGAATCTCCATTCTATCAAAAATACCTACCATACAAACGGCCATTCCATGCTCATTTGGAGTCTCTAGTTGTGAAAAGTGCTGAAGACTTTATAGATCGGAGCATCGAATCAGTGCAAGACCCTGATCCATGCAAAGAACTTCTGCAACTACTGAACATCGTGAACACCCAATGTTCTCGGTTCCTGCATTACGCTGCAGTTATTCGTGAAGTTGCACGAATTGATTATTCTCAACTCACATTGAACACATTCGATCGGCTATTGACTGAATATCTAACTTCCGAGCTTATGAGCGAGAAGAAGATGGATCTCAAGTCTCAAATGAGACTCTCAGCAGCTCAAGACCCTCCGAACGAGGATGACTTGATCGATTTAATGCGGATTCATATGGCTTTCGTAGAGCTTCGCAACTATAGGCTAGCTAATAGAGT GAGAGTCCGTGATGAATCGGAGTGGTATGCTATTTTCAACAAAGGAAtcaagaaatttctagaagttGCAAAGGAGAAAGCTCTCGCAAGGGTTCACCTGAGTTGCCAACTAGATATGCCT ATCTCAACATCTTCTAACGATATGCGTCACTCTAGCAGTCATATAGACATTTGTCATATTATTGAACAG TTTACGGTGTTTTGGGAGCGTGTGGACATCAACGATGCCGGTTTGAAAATCGAGTACACACGACAACTGGTTGACGTGATTTGCGAAATTGTCACAGTCTATACACAGAAAATAATCTCTGGATTGGAAGCGGAAGGATTCACCCAAGAACTGCAAGCATTCATTCCATCACAACTGTTGCATTTG ttatgTGCTGCGATCAACAATTGCGAACAAGTCCGTCGTAGTCTCAACATCACAGAGAAACTTCACATGGATGACATGTCTTTGGCGTATGAACGCGACGCTAGTCGGCTTAAC GGTAATCATATGTGGAAatccgaaattgaaaatcgctTGGAATCCTGCGAAAGCAACATTTGTTCGGAAATTGATCGAATCGTTGGACTACTAACTGAACGACGGCTGCCGCAAATGAAGAAACACGTGTTTCATCTTGCATGGAGCCCATCGGCTCAGCTTGTGGAAGACTCCTTAAAACCACTCACAGATATG ttggACATCGAACTATCATCTGTGCACAAAAACCTGCTTCATCGGAATTTCCTAAGAGTGATGAGCGCACAAGTTTCAATAGTTGTCAAGCTTCTTCGTGAATGTGTGACAGAAAATGTCGGAATGGAGCCCGCTTTCTATCACAGGCTTTTTGAAGCCTGGCACGTACTTGTCGAGTTTTTCCACGCTGGAGGAAAAGGATTATCTATGGATGCACTAGACACAAATCCCGAGCACATG aaacttgtAAAAATTCTCTCGTTAAATCAAACTCCAACTGAGCAGCTGATTGAGAAATACTATAAGGATCTTTTGAAACAACAG GCGCTTGCTGATCACCAATTCGGA AACGAAGTGAGCGAGTGTAAATATGGAATTCTCAACGTCAGAGCATATTATAATGGAAATGCACAGACACTAGTTCTTGATA ttatCGGAGCAAAACAAATTATTGCACTAGATTCCAACGGACTTTCCGACCCATTTGTCGTTATTGAAATCATTCCGAAGTTCCGGTACCCGGCAGTTCCTGTCGTGAAGACTAAAGTTGTTTCAAAATCTCTTAATCCGATATTCGAcgaaacttttgaatt TCACATTCCGCCAAATCCACCATCGACTGCTATGCTTCACTTTACTGTCATGGATCATGACTATCTTAGGTCGAACGACTTTGCAGGAGAAGCTTTTCTTGAATTGAatgat GTTCCCGGATTCGGTGCCACTGGTGGAAGTACTCTACGTCAGTTCAACCTTATCCTGATACAACCAGTCTCCAATA caaaagaTGTGTTGGATGTGCTAAACAGTCGCAAAGAAGACAAGGATGctgtggaatttttgagatcCATTAGCACAGTCTATTGA
- the F54G2.1 gene encoding BAI1-associated protein 3 (Confirmed by transcript evidence), translating into MMKPRRTRSAKLRRRQQVQASDGNFFEKVTAPSDGDTARDDELYTIKNLSIVGDKKQIEALYVEALYTITHKLGQGDVEESQESLYKYVRNAFQGDAAVHNALMEKAKQNKPPSVLLNILLLEAKDLIAKDVNGFSDPFAMMGVVPGTRKENQPMTDSAHPEKEEQEAKSPRALHGKKDGLMHRFGGSFRRKVGKKGKPQDTGTIPAKLIKASSVQKKTLNPKWSEKFQFTVEDVQRDQFHIDIWDHDDEEQSVLDAVSSLNQITGGFKGIGRYFKEVTQSARANSDDCTDDFLGCINMKLAEIPPDGLEQWFTLQPRSDKSKVSGQVKLKIWLSTKEEGRAGDEDETLDVKEHIELLRQFALYEIRQTGQPVRFWDGVYPERAMIILRQHAIQGDLTDVHLAMCRWLAFHSMIHIDISFSLLYKTLQKIIDKWQPLTLDKEEEDMLTDSFSSFDSYCKRMMIEHREKFTPSKRNSGEEFSSLIKCMRALRESPFYQKYLPYKRPFHAHLESLVVKSAEDFIDRSIESVQDPDPCKELLQLLNIVNTQCSRFLHYAAVIREVARIDYSQLTLNTFDRLLTEYLTSELMSEKKMDLKSQMRLSAAQDPPNEDDLIDLMRIHMAFVELRNYRLANRVRVRDESEWYAIFNKGIKKFLEVAKEKALARVHLSCQLDMPISTSSNDMRHSSSHIDICHIIEQFTVFWERVDINDAGLKIEYTRQLVDVICEIVTVYTQKIISGLEAEGFTQELQAFIPSQLLHLLCAAINNCEQVRRSLNITEKLHMDDMSLAYERDASRLNGNHMWKSEIENRLESCESNICSEIDRIVGLLTERRLPQMKKHVFHLAWSPSAQLVEDSLKPLTDMLDIELSSVHKNLLHRNFLRVMSAQVSIVVKLLRECVTENVGMEPAFYHRLFEAWHVLVEFFHAGGKGLSMDALDTNPEHMKLVKILSLNQTPTEQLIEKYYKDLLKQQNEVSECKYGILNVRAYYNGNAQTLVLDIIGAKQIIALDSNGLSDPFVVIEIIPKFRYPAVPVVKTKVVSKSLNPIFDETFEFHIPPNPPSTAMLHFTVMDHDYLRSNDFAGEAFLELNDVPGFGATGGSTLRQFNLILIQPVSNTKDVLDVLNSRKEDKDAVEFLRSISTVY; encoded by the exons ATGATGAAGCCACGGCGCACCAGAAGTGCAAAGCTTCGTCGCCGGCAACA AGTCCAAGCGTCAGATGggaactttttcgaaaaagtaacTGCTCCGAGTGATGGTGACACTGCGAGAGATGATGAATTGTAcactatcaaaaatttgagcatCGTCGGGGACAAGAAGCAGATTGAG gCTCTTTATGTGGAGGCGTTGTACACTATTACTCACAAACTGGGCCAAGGAGACGTGGAAGAGAGTCAGGAGAGTCTCTACAAATACGTGCGTAATGCGTTCCAAGGTGATGCGGCTGTCCACAATGCTCTCATGGAAAAGGCGAAGCAAAATAAG CCACCCAGTGTCTTACTCAACATTCTGCTATTGGAGGCAAAGGATCTGATAGCGAAAGACGTCAACG GCTTCAGCGATCCGTTTGCAATGATGGGAGTTGTACCGGGCACACGAAAAGAGAACCAACCTATGACCGACTCGGCTCATCCGGAAAAAGAGGAACAAGAAGCAAAGTCTCCACGAGCa CTTCACGGTAAGAAGGATGGGCTGATGCACAGGTTCGGAGGATCTTTTCGCcggaaagttggaaaaaagggaaaaccACAAGACACTGGAACAATACCAGCCAAGCTAATCAAAGCAAGCTCTGTTCAAAAGAAAACGTTGAATCCGAAATGGagtgaaaaattccagtttaCTGTTGAAGATGTTCAACGAGACCAGTTTCACATTGATATTTG GGACCATGACGACGAAGAACAATCGGTTCTTGATGCGGTTTCCTCCTTGAATCAGATAACAGGAGGGTTTAAAGGGATCGGAAGATATTTCAAAGAAGTCACACAAAGCGCTCGAGCTAATTCCGATGATTGCACCGACGATTTTCTTGGATGCATCAACATGAAGCTCGCCGAAATCCCGCCGGACGGTTTGGAGCAATGGTTCACTCTTCAACCCCGTTCTGACAAGAGTAAAGTCAGCGGGCAGgtcaaactcaaaatttggctGTCGACCAAAGAAGAAGGCCGAGCTGGAGATGAGGATGAAACATTGGATGTGAAAGAGCACATCGAGCTGCTTCGCCAGTTTGCTCTGTAcgaaattcggcaaactggACAACCTGTGAGGTTTTGGGATGGGGTCTACCCAGAGCGGGCAATGATTATTCTTCGTCAACATGCGATTCAGGGAGATCTCACAGATGTTCATCTAGCTATGTG TCGGTGGTTGGCGTTCCATTCGATGATTCACATcgatatttcattttcactgCTCTACAAAACCCTGCAGAAAATCATTGACAAATGGCAACCATTGACTCTTGATAAGGAGGAAGAAGACATGCTGACCGACTCGTTTTCATCCTTCGATTCTTACTGCAAACGAATGATGATTGAACACAGAGAGAAGTTCACACCGAGCAAGAGGAACAGTGGTGAAGAATTTTCTAGTCTAATCAAATGCATGCGAGCGCTCCGTGAATCTCCATTCTATCAAAAATACCTACCATACAAACGGCCATTCCATGCTCATTTGGAGTCTCTAGTTGTGAAAAGTGCTGAAGACTTTATAGATCGGAGCATCGAATCAGTGCAAGACCCTGATCCATGCAAAGAACTTCTGCAACTACTGAACATCGTGAACACCCAATGTTCTCGGTTCCTGCATTACGCTGCAGTTATTCGTGAAGTTGCACGAATTGATTATTCTCAACTCACATTGAACACATTCGATCGGCTATTGACTGAATATCTAACTTCCGAGCTTATGAGCGAGAAGAAGATGGATCTCAAGTCTCAAATGAGACTCTCAGCAGCTCAAGACCCTCCGAACGAGGATGACTTGATCGATTTAATGCGGATTCATATGGCTTTCGTAGAGCTTCGCAACTATAGGCTAGCTAATAGAGT GAGAGTCCGTGATGAATCGGAGTGGTATGCTATTTTCAACAAAGGAAtcaagaaatttctagaagttGCAAAGGAGAAAGCTCTCGCAAGGGTTCACCTGAGTTGCCAACTAGATATGCCT ATCTCAACATCTTCTAACGATATGCGTCACTCTAGCAGTCATATAGACATTTGTCATATTATTGAACAG TTTACGGTGTTTTGGGAGCGTGTGGACATCAACGATGCCGGTTTGAAAATCGAGTACACACGACAACTGGTTGACGTGATTTGCGAAATTGTCACAGTCTATACACAGAAAATAATCTCTGGATTGGAAGCGGAAGGATTCACCCAAGAACTGCAAGCATTCATTCCATCACAACTGTTGCATTTG ttatgTGCTGCGATCAACAATTGCGAACAAGTCCGTCGTAGTCTCAACATCACAGAGAAACTTCACATGGATGACATGTCTTTGGCGTATGAACGCGACGCTAGTCGGCTTAAC GGTAATCATATGTGGAAatccgaaattgaaaatcgctTGGAATCCTGCGAAAGCAACATTTGTTCGGAAATTGATCGAATCGTTGGACTACTAACTGAACGACGGCTGCCGCAAATGAAGAAACACGTGTTTCATCTTGCATGGAGCCCATCGGCTCAGCTTGTGGAAGACTCCTTAAAACCACTCACAGATATG ttggACATCGAACTATCATCTGTGCACAAAAACCTGCTTCATCGGAATTTCCTAAGAGTGATGAGCGCACAAGTTTCAATAGTTGTCAAGCTTCTTCGTGAATGTGTGACAGAAAATGTCGGAATGGAGCCCGCTTTCTATCACAGGCTTTTTGAAGCCTGGCACGTACTTGTCGAGTTTTTCCACGCTGGAGGAAAAGGATTATCTATGGATGCACTAGACACAAATCCCGAGCACATG aaacttgtAAAAATTCTCTCGTTAAATCAAACTCCAACTGAGCAGCTGATTGAGAAATACTATAAGGATCTTTTGAAACAACAG AACGAAGTGAGCGAGTGTAAATATGGAATTCTCAACGTCAGAGCATATTATAATGGAAATGCACAGACACTAGTTCTTGATA ttatCGGAGCAAAACAAATTATTGCACTAGATTCCAACGGACTTTCCGACCCATTTGTCGTTATTGAAATCATTCCGAAGTTCCGGTACCCGGCAGTTCCTGTCGTGAAGACTAAAGTTGTTTCAAAATCTCTTAATCCGATATTCGAcgaaacttttgaatt TCACATTCCGCCAAATCCACCATCGACTGCTATGCTTCACTTTACTGTCATGGATCATGACTATCTTAGGTCGAACGACTTTGCAGGAGAAGCTTTTCTTGAATTGAatgat GTTCCCGGATTCGGTGCCACTGGTGGAAGTACTCTACGTCAGTTCAACCTTATCCTGATACAACCAGTCTCCAATA caaaagaTGTGTTGGATGTGCTAAACAGTCGCAAAGAAGACAAGGATGctgtggaatttttgagatcCATTAGCACAGTCTATTGA